The following proteins come from a genomic window of Montipora capricornis isolate CH-2021 chromosome 9, ASM3666992v2, whole genome shotgun sequence:
- the LOC138015721 gene encoding pyrroline-5-carboxylate reductase 1, mitochondrial-like yields MSLISRLGFIGGGKAAQALAKGFLSAGVVSANEIYASAPSERDLRQFQAMGCNVTSDNKLLMKETKLVFLAIKPKVFPEVFKEISPTMTRNHLVASIAAGVTLDYMQKSLPGRSRTVRMMLNTPVQFREGVTAVTFGKFASEEDYSLIHELMSSVGYCFDVEEELMDVMTALTGGGPAYVYLAIEALADGAVRVGLNRQEAMKLAAKTAAGAAKMVLESGQHPGELKDAVCSAGGSTIAGIQALDESTFRGSLIKAVCAATDRLCSMKN; encoded by the coding sequence ATGAGTTTGATTTCTCGACTTGGATTTATTGGCGGAGGAAAGGCGGCTCAGGCTCTTGCCAAAGGATTCTTGTCGGCCGGTGTAGTGAGCGCAAATGAAATTTACGCCAGCGCTCCTTCAGAGAGAGATTTAAGGCAGTTCCAAGCTATGGGATGCAATGTCACAAGTGACAATAAGTTGCTTATGAAGGAAACTAAGCTCGTTTTCCTTGCCATTAAACCTAAAGTTTTCCCAGAAGTATTCAAGGAAATCTCTCCAACAATGACGAGAAATCATTTAGTAGCTTCTATAGCCGCGGGAGTCACACTCGATTATATGCAAAAGTCCTTACCCGGTAGAAGCCGTACTGTTCGGATGATGTTGAACACTCCTGTACAATTTCGAGAGGGAGTTACTGCGGTGACCTTTGGAAAATTTGCAAGCGAAGAAGATTATTCTTTGATCCATGAACTTATGTCTTCAGTTGGGTATTGCTTTGATGTGGAAGAAGAATTAATGGATGTAATGACCGCTTTGACTGGTGGCGGCCCCGCGTACGTGTACCTTGCTATTGAAGCACTCGCAGATGGTGCTGTGAGGGTAGGATTAAATCGACAAGAAGCCATGAAATTAGCTGCCAAGACGGCTGCTGGGGCTGCTAAGATGGTTTTAGAAAGTGGGCAGCATCCTGGAGAACTAAAAGACGCTGTATGTTCGGCTGGGGGCTCGACAATTGCCGGTATTCAGGCACTCGACGAATCCACTTTTCGAGGATCTTTGATCAAAGCTGTTTGCGCTGCCACGGACAGACTGTGTTcaatgaaaaattga
- the LOC138015722 gene encoding mitochondrial ornithine transporter 1-like, with amino-acid sequence MVDGTSSLSVDLKVLKRMCKDFTAGAMGGIACVLAGQPFDTVKVKMQTFPSLFKTAFDCGLKTIKQEGFRGLYAGTTPSLAANIAENSVLFLFYGQCLSLVKQITGKQDEKELTVLNRAIAGSGASVFSSFALCPTELVKCRLQAQHQMSVLSGKTAAKSGALQMTIQIIREDGFLGLFRGMTSTLAREVPGYFFFFGGYELCRYALTPKGKTVDDIGPLRLIFCGGMAGVSFWCSTFPADVIKSRIQILTQGSNQVPGFFETMFEIVRKEGPRALYRGLGPTLMRCFPACGALFVAYEGTQQILVNV; translated from the exons ATGGTGGACGGTACGTCTTCACTGAGCGTCGATCTAAAGGTTTTGAAACGGATGTGTAAAGATTTTACGGCTGGTGCAATGGGCGGTATTGCCTGTGTTTTAGCTGGACAACCCTTTGACACCGTTAAGGTCAAAATGCAGACGTTTCCGTCTCTTTTTAAGACTGCATTCGACTGTGgcttgaaaacaataaaacaagaagGATTTCGAGGACTCTACGCTGGTACAACCCCTTCCTTGGCAGCAAACATAGCAGAAAACTCTgttcttttcttattttatgGACAGTGTCTGTCCTTGGTGAAACAGATCACGGGAAAGCAAGATGAGAAGGAATTGACTGTGTTAAATCGAGCCATTGCTGGCAGTGGAGCCTCCGTATTCTCATCTTTTGCCTTGTGCCCAACGGAACTTGTGAAATGTAGACTTCAAGCACAGCATCAAATGAGTGTTTTGTCTGGAAAAACCGCGGCAAAGAG TGGAGCATTGCAAATGACAATTCAAATTATTCGTGAGGATGGTTTTCTTGGTCTTTTTCGTGGAATGACTTCTACCTTGGCTCGTGAGGTGCCTGgctacttctttttctttggcggTTATGAGTTGTGTCGTTATGCCCTAACACCAAAAGGAAAAACTGTTGATGACATCG GTCCCCTTCGGTTGATCTTTTGTGGTGGGATGGCAGGTGTGTCCTTTTGGTGTTCTACTTTTCCTGCTGATGTAATAAAATCTCGCATTCAG ATATTGACTCAAGGGTCAAACCAAGTACCAGGATTCTTTGAAACAATGTTTGAGATTGTACGCAAGGAAG GTCCAAGAGCCTTGTACAGGGGTCTGGGGCCAACTTTGATGCGATGTTTCCCTGCATGTGGGGCATTATTTGTGGCATATGAAGGGACGCAGCAGATTTTAGTCAATGTATAG
- the LOC138015884 gene encoding LOW QUALITY PROTEIN: putative nuclease HARBI1 (The sequence of the model RefSeq protein was modified relative to this genomic sequence to represent the inferred CDS: inserted 2 bases in 1 codon; substituted 1 base at 1 genomic stop codon): MAAHRPQSILNFGNTRKARDYRRELVDPLNHYSXEELRSRYYYXIIVELLSDEIAPSTRRNHSLSATEQVLVTLRFLASGSFLEVIGDTFLSYDKSTVSRVVRRVTLALASKVNDFVKFPTTGNERDEIKHGLFRVGGFPSAIGCIDGTHVRIKAPSQNEPDFVHRKGFHSVNVQAICNHKGLFTNVVARWPGS, encoded by the exons ATGGCGGCCCATCGTCCGCAGTCCATTTTGAATTTCGGGAACACAAGGAAAGCCAGAGATTATCGCAGAGAACTTGTAGATCCGCTAAACCATTACAGTTAAGAAGAGTTGAGATctcggtattatta tattattgttgaatTGTTGTCAGACGAAATTGCTCCCTCGACTAGAAGAAATCACTCGTTGTCGGCCACGGAGCAAGTGTTGGTTACGTTACGCTTCCTAGCTTCTGGTAGTTTCTTGGAAGTCATTGGAGATACATTTTTATCGTACGATAAGTCAACGGTCAGTCGAGTCGTTCGCCGAGTGACACTGGCTCTTGCCTCGAAAGTGAACGATTTTGTTAAGTTCCCAACAACAGGAAATGAGCGAGACGAAATCAAGCATGGTCTTTTTCGCGTTGGAGGTTTCCCTAGTGCAATTGGCTGCATTGATGGCACCCATGTGCGAATAAAAGCCCCCTCACAGAATGAGCCAGATTTTGTCCACAGAAAAGGCTTTCATTCAGTAAATGTGCAGGCCATCTGTAATCACAAAG GATTATTCACAAATGTGGTTGCACGGTGGCCAGGTAGCTAG